A part of Amphiprion ocellaris isolate individual 3 ecotype Okinawa chromosome 16, ASM2253959v1, whole genome shotgun sequence genomic DNA contains:
- the lzts2a gene encoding leucine zipper putative tumor suppressor 2a, whose protein sequence is MALVQALPVTVSDHPNPGLDVQQCRPLSSSHSPSGPCSGPCGPCSTETAMGSVSSLISGRTYQERHCRAASEFPTKPRRSTQATSCFRLQDNTLRSGSSLEQLLVISNQAPPQAQVQPPPLPTKKQPRPGNSAGASGGGAVVGAVGGGTNGNFGYVSDEVVAGDWNDNVVLTAASPCSDSEDQRDNRTLNGNIGGPPPKLIPVSGQLEKNMEKVLIRPTAFKPVVPKNRHSVQYLSPRPGGSSLSESQASLNLLLPLGGSSSASGTNGNGGSSSSSCEGKRNSYSGGRNARSSQSCSMSDSGRNSLSSLPTHSSTGYSLAPSEGSSSGSASGGQLEPVSGLGRNTSGGSGSHGHSNSDSGRSSSSKSTGSGSLSGRGQPLSDSGSCGHSPPPVEGYEAVVRELEEKLRERDLELQQLRENLDENEAAICQVYEEKQRRCEREMEELRQSCATKMKQASQKAQRAQQVLQLQVFQLQQEKKKLQEDFASLLQDRETLERRCATIQREQTQMGPRLEETKWEVCQKSGEISLLKQQLKEIQSELSQKAGDIVVLKAQLREARSELQASQVRTQEAQAALRTRSLELEVCENELQRRKSEAELLREKVGRLEEELARLRDTLSSHSGSMKGQCMSLSLQQGRGVAGRGGPSPSVYRDGEETHLVWGGESDEAKAQRQNAETLLGLRQQVDRLKAELMYERRTSEEQLSRFEDERRIWHEEKEKVIRYQKQLQQNYIQMYRRNRDLERVMRELSLELENRDMEDYEVRSGSNDIHFEEITATEI, encoded by the exons ATGGCTCTGGTTCAGGCACTACCTGTGACCGTGAGTGACCACCCCAACCCGGGTCTCGACGTCCAGCAGTGCCGGCCGCTATCATCGTCCCACTCCCCCTCAGGTCCCTGCTCTGGCCCCTGTGGGCCCTGCAGCACTGAGACAGCCATGGGTTCTGTCAGCAGTCTCATATCAGGCCGGACGTACCAGGAGAGACACTGCAGGGCTGCCAGTGAATTCCCCACTAAGCCACGACGCTCCACGCAGGCGACCAGCTGCTTCCGGCTCCAGGATAACACCCTCCGCAGTGGTAGCTCCCTGGAGCAGCTGCTGGTCATCAGCAACCAGGCGCCGCCTCAGGCCCAGGTTCAGCCTCCACCTCTGCCTACCAAGAAGCAACCGCGACCTGGAAACTCTGCTGGGGCAAGTGGAGGTGGAGCTGTTGTTGGAGCAGTAGGTGGCGGCACTAATGGGAACTTTGGGTATGTGAGTGATGAGGTGGTGGCTGGAGACTGGAATGACAATGTGGTGCTGACAGCTGCAAGCCCCTGCAGCGACTCCGAGGACCAAAGGGACAACAGAACTCTGAACGGCAACATAGGTGGCCCTCCTCCCAAACTCATCCCAGTGTCAGGACAGTTAGAGAAG AACATGGAGAAAGTGTTGATCCGTCCGACAGCATTCAAACCTGTTGTTCCCAAGAATCGCCACTCTGTACAGTACCTGTCCCCACGGCCAGGGGGCAGCAGTCTGTCAGAGAGCCAGGCCAGCCTCAACCTCCTGCTGCCCCTCGGAGGGTCCAGCAGCGCCAGCGGCACAAACGGCAACGGTGGAAGCAGCAGTTCCAGCTGCGAAGGGAAGCGTAACTCCTACAGCGGAGGTCGCAATGCTCGGAGCAGCCAGTCCTGCTCCATGTCGGATTCAGGGAGGAACTCCCTCTCCAGCCTCCCAACTCACAGCAGCACAGGCTACAGTTTGGCCCCCAGCGAGGGCTCCAGCTCCGGGTCAGCCTCTGGGGGCCAGTTGGAGCCTGTGTCGGGCCTGGGCCGAAACACTTCAGGTGGAAGTGGGAGCCACGGTCACAGTAACTCAGACAGTGGACGTTCCTCGTCCAGCAAGAGCACAGGCTCGGGGTCGCTAAGTGGGCGCGGGCAGCCCCTGTCGGACAGCGGGTCCTGTGGACACTCACCGCCACCTGTGGAGGGCTACGAGGCCGTGGtgagggagctggaggagaagctgaggGAGCGAGacttggagctgcagcagctccgAGAAAATCTGGATGAGAATGAAGCTGCCATCTGCCAG GTGTATGAAGAGAAGCAGCGTCGCTGTgaaagagagatggaggagCTGAGACAGAGCTGTGCCACTAAGATGAAACAGGCCTCTCAGAAGGCTCAGAGAGCACAGCAGGTGCTACAGCTGCAG GTATTTCAACTACAgcaagagaagaagaagctgcaggaggACTTTGCCTCTCTGCTGCAGGACAGAGAGACGCTGGAAAGGAGGTGTGCCACCATCCAGAGGGAACAAACCCAGATGGGGCCACGTCTGGAAGAGACAAAGTGGGAG GTGTGTCAGAAGTCAGGAGAGATCTCCctcctgaagcagcagctgaaggagATCCAGTCGGAGCTCAGCCAGAAGGCAGGAGACATCGTGGTCCTGAAAGCCCAGCTGAGAGAAGCTCGCTCTGAGCTGCAAGCGAGTCAGGTTCGAACCCAGGAGGCCCAGGCGGCCCTACGGACACGATCTCTGGAGCTGGAAGTCTGCGAGAACGAACTCCAGAGGCGCAAGAGTGAAGCAGAGCTGCTCCGGGAGAAAGTGGGCCGATTGGAAGAGGAGTTGGCCCGGCTCCGTGACACTCTGTCCAGTCACAGCGGAAGCATGAAGGGTCAGTGCATGAGCCTCTCCCTGCAGCAGGGCAGAGGTGTGGCAGGAAGAGGGGGTCCCAGTCCCTCTGTGTACCGCGATGGAGAGGAGACTCATCTGGTCTGGGGAGGAGAGAGCGACGAAGCCAAGGCACAGAGGCAGAATGCAGAAACGTTGTTGGGCCTCAGACAACAG GTGGACAGGCTGAAGGCTGAGCTAATGTACGAGAGGAGAACCAGTGAGGAGCAACTATCTCGGTTTGAGGACGAGAGGAGGATCTGgcatgaggagaaggaaaag GTAATCCGCTAccagaagcagctgcagcagaactaCATCCAGATGTACCGTCGCAACCGCGATCTGGAGCGAGTGATGAGGGAGCTGAGTCTGGAGCTGGAGAACAGGGACATGGAGGACTATGAGGTTCGTAGCGGCAGCAATGACATCCACTTTGAGGAAATCACTGCCACAGAGATCTAA
- the pdzd7a gene encoding PDZ domain-containing protein 7 isoform X1: MAHSFQPPAWREMTNGGGHPHFNNGGHHGGSHSTTRYMLKKHQRHRRRSSSPMGRVILINAPVDGGDDSEDIHTVTVDKSPDGRLGFSVRGGSEHGLGIFVSKVEDDSSAAQAGLTVGDKLVEVNGVSLESITMSSAVKVLTGNNRLRMVVRRVGKIPGIRYSKEKTTWVDLIHRRMVVEENGRTPSEASSDSALRRIVHLFTTSDDYCLGFNIRGGKEFGLGIYVSKLDPGGLAEQHGIKMGDQILAANGVSFDDITHSNAVEVLKSHTHVMLTIREAGRYPAYKEMVAEYGWLDKLANGGPAPSSQGSDSNSSASSLSSSTPLSSLSGLSQVLFPPIFGSEMVDVAISTEDRSRRPSGAERTADTAIQTDPQVPNYWDRPSSNGSHPDMLVTTETSRTVGATMLLKDTVIRGKGEGPRETGAAKEGGRGRVRTLSVGEQEVEKHSPKTAALMALSRPRKPIRRSQSHITASEDRQKKKKQQSKKSSAEGKTSLQRSKTFVNLFFKKDRKEKSRSKSPSRHADKDKERGRPFQLLTSPRESRAGSPLPRLETLQHVEDMAKKLLSQDEVAAVMRHCQRFLSDNVIEDLVRPLLAILDRPEKLLLVREIRMLIPTSELGRFDSMVMPFELEAYDVLKSRSIRSPALRSPRSGTPRRHLITPIPDYRGGFHLQPVHDTLRERQLFEELESLRLSGQQSGHLPPSRAFTPLLDVPVDSYASSTVRSRSPSPSPIHSFLLPESSHGTHRGRQPHRSPNRRENGESRYDSVSLLSVSDRGDVFPERGRSPVRNGPSRGRREGSPDSMDGRLSRQEGYTEVSVQVPSQRRGRTPLADVFDPQRERSPSTSRGSSQRVNGQALNGHGVKRRPTLPPEEYEITTLTISKAKQSLGISISGGMESKVQPMIKIEKIFPGGAASTNEALKAGYELLSVDGESLQGATHQYAVDVIRRSFSNKAKDPMVFVVKVPKVPTSPRRPAD, translated from the exons ATGGCTCACTCCTTTCAGCCCCCTGCCTGGAGGGAGATGACGAATGGAGGCGGGCACCCCCACTTCAACAACGGAGGCCACCACGGGGGTTCCCACAGCACCACGCGCTACATGCTGAAGAAACACCAGCGCCACAGACGCAGGTCGTCCTCGCCGATGGGCAGGGTCATTCTCATCAATGCTCCTGTTGATG gaggGGACGACAGCGAAGACATTCACACGGTGACAGTAGATAAGAGTCCAGATGGGCGTCTGGGCTTCAGTGTCCGCGGGGGCTCTGAACATGGGCTCGGCATATTTGTCAGCAAGGTGGAGGACGACAGCTCTGCAG CGCAGGCTGGGCTGACTGTGGGCGATAAGCTGGTGGAGGTGAACGGGGTCAGCCTGGAGAGCATCACCATGAGCAGCGCTGTGAAGGTCCTGACAGGCAACAACAGGCTGAGGATGGTGGTGAGGCGGGTGGGCAAGATCCCCGGCATCCGCTACTCCAAGGAGAAGACCACATG ggTGGACCTGATTCATCGGCGGATGGTGGTGGAGGAAAACGGTCGTACGCCATCAGAGGCCAGTTCAGACAGCGCTCTACGCAGGATCGTGCATCTCTTCACCACATCAGATGACTACTGTCTGGGCTTCAACATCAGAGGAGGCAAAGAGTTTGGACTGGGAATTTATGTCTCTAA GTTGGATCCAGGAGGGCTTGCAGAGCAGCATGGCATCAAAATGGGCGATCAAATCCTCGCGGCCAATGGGGTGAGCTTTGATGACATCACTCACAGTAATGCAGTCGAGGTCCTGAAGAGCCACACTCACGTCATGTTGACCATCAGG GAGGCTGGAAGATACCCTGCATACAAGGAGATGGTGGCAGAATATGGCTGGCTGGACAAAT TAGCCAATGGGGGCCCTGCACCATCCTCTCAGGGTTCAGACTCCAACTCCTCCGCCTCCTCGTTGTCCTCCAGCACCCCTCTCAGCTCCCTCAGTGGTCTCTCCCAGGTCCTTTTCCCTCCTATCTTTGGCTCTGAGATGGTGGACGTCGCCATCTCCACAGAGGACCGTTCCCGACGTCCAAGCGGTGCTGAGCGAACTGCTGACACGGCCATACAGACTGACCCCCAAGTTCCAAACTACTGGGACCGCCCTTCGTCTAACGGCTCGCACCCCGACATGCTGGTCACCACAGAAACCAGCAGGACTGTAGGTGCAACAATGCTGCTGAAAGACACCGTCATACGTGGGAAAGGGGAAGGGCCGAGGGAGACGGGAGCAGCAAAGGAAGGAGGACGCGGACGAGTGAGGACGCTGTCAGTCGGGGAGCAGGAAGTAGAGAAACACTCGCCTAAGACGGCAGCGCTGATGGCCCTGAGCAGACCACGGAAGCCAATCAGACGTTCCCAGAGCCACATCACTGCGTCAG aggacagacagaagaagaagaagcaacaGAGTAAGAAGAGCTCAGCAGAGGGTAAAACCAGCCTGCAGCGCTCTAAAACCTTTGTCAACTTGTTTTTTAAGAAAGACCGTAAAGAGAAGAGCCGCTCTAAGTCACCGTCTCGCCACGCTGACAAAG ATAAGGAGCGAGGTCGTCCGTTCCAGCTGCTGACCTCCCCGAGGGAGTCCCGCGCCGGCAGCCCACTGCCCCGACTGGAGACCCTGCAGCACGTGGAGGACATGGCAAAGAAGCTGCTCAGCCAGGATGAAGTGGCTGCTGTGATGAGACACTGTCAGCGG TTTCTGTCTGACAATGTGATTGAGGATTTAGTGCGTCCACTTCTGGCAATCCTGGACAGGCCAGAGAAACTGCTGCTCGTCAGAGAAATAAG AATGCTGATACCTACTTCTGAGTTGGGCCGCTTTGACAGCATGGTCATGCCTTTTGAGCTGGAGGCCTACGATGTTCTCAAGAGTCGCTCTA TACGATCTCCAGCTCTGCGATCCCCTCGCAGTGGAACTCCTCGCCGTCACCTCATCACCCCAATCCCAG ACTACAGGGGTGGATTCCACCTCCAGCCGGTCCACGACACACTGCGGGAGCGTCAGCTGTTTGAAGAGTTGGAGAGCCTTCGTTTGTCCGGCCAGCAGTCAGGCCACCTGCCACCATCTCGTGCCTTCACCCCTCTGCTGGACGTGCCTGTAGACAGCTACGCCTCCTCCACTGTTCGCTCCCGTTCCCCGAGCCCCTCGCCCATTCACAGCTTCCTCCTCCCTGAATCGTCACACGGCACCCATCGTGGGCGCCAGCCTCATCGCTCCCCAAACAGGAGAGAGAACGGGGAGTCACGTTATGACAGTGTCTCCCTGCTGTCCGTGTCTGACCGAGGAGATGTTTTTCCTGAACGAGGAAGGTCACCTGTGAGGAACGGCCCCAGCAGAGGGAGGCGGGAGGGGAGTCCTGACAGCATGGATGGCAGACTGAGCAGGCAGGAGGGCTACACGGAGGTCAGCGTACAAGTTCCTTCACAGCGGAGAGGCAGAACTCCTCTGGCGGATGTATTTGATCCCCAGAGAGAGAGGAGCCCATCCACAAGTAGAGGGAGCAGTCAACGTGTAAATGGACAAGCACTAAATGGTCATGGAGTGAAAAGAAGGCCAACTCTACCACCTGAGGAGTATGAAATCACTACTTTGACTATCTCCAAGGCCAAGCAGTCACTAg GTATTAGTATCTCTGGAGGTATGGAGTCCAAGGTCCAGCCCATGATAAAGATTGAGAAAATCTTCCCAGGAGGAGCTGCATCTACAAATGAGGCTTTAAAG GCAGGATATGAGCTGCTCTCCGTGGACGGGGAAAGTCTGCAGGGAGCAACTCATCAGTACGCCGTGGATGTAATTCGCCGTTCCTTCAGCAACAAGGCCAAAGACCCCATGGTTTTTGTGGTCAAGGTCCCTAAGGTGCCCACCAGCCCCAGGAGACCTGCTGACTAA
- the pdzd7a gene encoding PDZ domain-containing protein 7 isoform X2 — protein sequence MGVWASVSAGALNMGSAYLSARWRTTALQAGLTVGDKLVEVNGVSLESITMSSAVKVLTGNNRLRMVVRRVGKIPGIRYSKEKTTWVDLIHRRMVVEENGRTPSEASSDSALRRIVHLFTTSDDYCLGFNIRGGKEFGLGIYVSKLDPGGLAEQHGIKMGDQILAANGVSFDDITHSNAVEVLKSHTHVMLTIREAGRYPAYKEMVAEYGWLDKLANGGPAPSSQGSDSNSSASSLSSSTPLSSLSGLSQVLFPPIFGSEMVDVAISTEDRSRRPSGAERTADTAIQTDPQVPNYWDRPSSNGSHPDMLVTTETSRTVGATMLLKDTVIRGKGEGPRETGAAKEGGRGRVRTLSVGEQEVEKHSPKTAALMALSRPRKPIRRSQSHITASEDRQKKKKQQSKKSSAEGKTSLQRSKTFVNLFFKKDRKEKSRSKSPSRHADKDKERGRPFQLLTSPRESRAGSPLPRLETLQHVEDMAKKLLSQDEVAAVMRHCQRFLSDNVIEDLVRPLLAILDRPEKLLLVREIRMLIPTSELGRFDSMVMPFELEAYDVLKSRSIRSPALRSPRSGTPRRHLITPIPDYRGGFHLQPVHDTLRERQLFEELESLRLSGQQSGHLPPSRAFTPLLDVPVDSYASSTVRSRSPSPSPIHSFLLPESSHGTHRGRQPHRSPNRRENGESRYDSVSLLSVSDRGDVFPERGRSPVRNGPSRGRREGSPDSMDGRLSRQEGYTEVSVQVPSQRRGRTPLADVFDPQRERSPSTSRGSSQRVNGQALNGHGVKRRPTLPPEEYEITTLTISKAKQSLGISISGGMESKVQPMIKIEKIFPGGAASTNEALKAGYELLSVDGESLQGATHQYAVDVIRRSFSNKAKDPMVFVVKVPKVPTSPRRPAD from the exons ATGGGCGTCTGGGCTTCAGTGTCCGCGGGGGCTCTGAACATGGGCTCGGCATATTTGTCAGCAAGGTGGAGGACGACAGCTCTGCAG GCTGGGCTGACTGTGGGCGATAAGCTGGTGGAGGTGAACGGGGTCAGCCTGGAGAGCATCACCATGAGCAGCGCTGTGAAGGTCCTGACAGGCAACAACAGGCTGAGGATGGTGGTGAGGCGGGTGGGCAAGATCCCCGGCATCCGCTACTCCAAGGAGAAGACCACATG ggTGGACCTGATTCATCGGCGGATGGTGGTGGAGGAAAACGGTCGTACGCCATCAGAGGCCAGTTCAGACAGCGCTCTACGCAGGATCGTGCATCTCTTCACCACATCAGATGACTACTGTCTGGGCTTCAACATCAGAGGAGGCAAAGAGTTTGGACTGGGAATTTATGTCTCTAA GTTGGATCCAGGAGGGCTTGCAGAGCAGCATGGCATCAAAATGGGCGATCAAATCCTCGCGGCCAATGGGGTGAGCTTTGATGACATCACTCACAGTAATGCAGTCGAGGTCCTGAAGAGCCACACTCACGTCATGTTGACCATCAGG GAGGCTGGAAGATACCCTGCATACAAGGAGATGGTGGCAGAATATGGCTGGCTGGACAAAT TAGCCAATGGGGGCCCTGCACCATCCTCTCAGGGTTCAGACTCCAACTCCTCCGCCTCCTCGTTGTCCTCCAGCACCCCTCTCAGCTCCCTCAGTGGTCTCTCCCAGGTCCTTTTCCCTCCTATCTTTGGCTCTGAGATGGTGGACGTCGCCATCTCCACAGAGGACCGTTCCCGACGTCCAAGCGGTGCTGAGCGAACTGCTGACACGGCCATACAGACTGACCCCCAAGTTCCAAACTACTGGGACCGCCCTTCGTCTAACGGCTCGCACCCCGACATGCTGGTCACCACAGAAACCAGCAGGACTGTAGGTGCAACAATGCTGCTGAAAGACACCGTCATACGTGGGAAAGGGGAAGGGCCGAGGGAGACGGGAGCAGCAAAGGAAGGAGGACGCGGACGAGTGAGGACGCTGTCAGTCGGGGAGCAGGAAGTAGAGAAACACTCGCCTAAGACGGCAGCGCTGATGGCCCTGAGCAGACCACGGAAGCCAATCAGACGTTCCCAGAGCCACATCACTGCGTCAG aggacagacagaagaagaagaagcaacaGAGTAAGAAGAGCTCAGCAGAGGGTAAAACCAGCCTGCAGCGCTCTAAAACCTTTGTCAACTTGTTTTTTAAGAAAGACCGTAAAGAGAAGAGCCGCTCTAAGTCACCGTCTCGCCACGCTGACAAAG ATAAGGAGCGAGGTCGTCCGTTCCAGCTGCTGACCTCCCCGAGGGAGTCCCGCGCCGGCAGCCCACTGCCCCGACTGGAGACCCTGCAGCACGTGGAGGACATGGCAAAGAAGCTGCTCAGCCAGGATGAAGTGGCTGCTGTGATGAGACACTGTCAGCGG TTTCTGTCTGACAATGTGATTGAGGATTTAGTGCGTCCACTTCTGGCAATCCTGGACAGGCCAGAGAAACTGCTGCTCGTCAGAGAAATAAG AATGCTGATACCTACTTCTGAGTTGGGCCGCTTTGACAGCATGGTCATGCCTTTTGAGCTGGAGGCCTACGATGTTCTCAAGAGTCGCTCTA TACGATCTCCAGCTCTGCGATCCCCTCGCAGTGGAACTCCTCGCCGTCACCTCATCACCCCAATCCCAG ACTACAGGGGTGGATTCCACCTCCAGCCGGTCCACGACACACTGCGGGAGCGTCAGCTGTTTGAAGAGTTGGAGAGCCTTCGTTTGTCCGGCCAGCAGTCAGGCCACCTGCCACCATCTCGTGCCTTCACCCCTCTGCTGGACGTGCCTGTAGACAGCTACGCCTCCTCCACTGTTCGCTCCCGTTCCCCGAGCCCCTCGCCCATTCACAGCTTCCTCCTCCCTGAATCGTCACACGGCACCCATCGTGGGCGCCAGCCTCATCGCTCCCCAAACAGGAGAGAGAACGGGGAGTCACGTTATGACAGTGTCTCCCTGCTGTCCGTGTCTGACCGAGGAGATGTTTTTCCTGAACGAGGAAGGTCACCTGTGAGGAACGGCCCCAGCAGAGGGAGGCGGGAGGGGAGTCCTGACAGCATGGATGGCAGACTGAGCAGGCAGGAGGGCTACACGGAGGTCAGCGTACAAGTTCCTTCACAGCGGAGAGGCAGAACTCCTCTGGCGGATGTATTTGATCCCCAGAGAGAGAGGAGCCCATCCACAAGTAGAGGGAGCAGTCAACGTGTAAATGGACAAGCACTAAATGGTCATGGAGTGAAAAGAAGGCCAACTCTACCACCTGAGGAGTATGAAATCACTACTTTGACTATCTCCAAGGCCAAGCAGTCACTAg GTATTAGTATCTCTGGAGGTATGGAGTCCAAGGTCCAGCCCATGATAAAGATTGAGAAAATCTTCCCAGGAGGAGCTGCATCTACAAATGAGGCTTTAAAG GCAGGATATGAGCTGCTCTCCGTGGACGGGGAAAGTCTGCAGGGAGCAACTCATCAGTACGCCGTGGATGTAATTCGCCGTTCCTTCAGCAACAAGGCCAAAGACCCCATGGTTTTTGTGGTCAAGGTCCCTAAGGTGCCCACCAGCCCCAGGAGACCTGCTGACTAA